One Gloeothece verrucosa PCC 7822 DNA window includes the following coding sequences:
- a CDS encoding transaldolase family protein: protein MIYLDSAIIKEAQIAEKLGWVKGITTNPTLLAKSDLSPQETLKQLAVISPGELYYQLTATDFDSMVAEAWQAFQIIGSKTVLKVPATPTGFQVVACLSSDIPCSVTAIYSAAQAAIAAEAGAKYAIAYVNRATRLLGDGLKLVREMSAVLEGSGVEILAASLKSPEEAANAIMAGSHHLTLPLNILEAMTYHELSNQTVEEFNQNGRGILS, encoded by the coding sequence ATGATTTATCTGGACTCAGCAATTATTAAAGAAGCGCAAATCGCTGAAAAATTGGGATGGGTTAAGGGAATTACCACGAATCCTACTTTACTCGCCAAGAGCGATTTATCTCCTCAAGAAACATTAAAACAGTTGGCTGTTATTAGCCCAGGAGAATTATATTATCAACTGACAGCAACGGATTTTGACTCGATGGTGGCGGAAGCTTGGCAAGCTTTTCAGATTATTGGCTCAAAAACCGTCTTAAAAGTTCCCGCTACTCCTACAGGATTTCAAGTGGTGGCCTGTTTATCATCGGATATTCCCTGTTCGGTAACCGCTATTTATAGTGCAGCACAAGCCGCCATAGCCGCCGAAGCCGGGGCTAAATATGCGATCGCTTATGTCAATCGTGCCACCCGACTTTTAGGAGATGGGTTAAAATTAGTGCGGGAAATGTCAGCCGTTCTAGAAGGCAGTGGGGTAGAAATTTTAGCCGCCAGTCTTAAATCACCCGAAGAAGCGGCGAATGCCATCATGGCGGGTTCTCATCATCTCACCCTACCTTTAAATATTTTAGAGGCGATGACTTACCATGAGTTATCTAACCAAACCGTAGAAGAATTTAATCAAAACGGACGAGGGATTTTAAGTTAA
- a CDS encoding phosphodiester glycosidase family protein — MGVVSACTPTQSSSEKPQRSESAVVQPEPLYKVYDLPQSTVHTLTIPVDSPYQVTVTLARSLETVENLAKKQGAMAAINGGFFDPNNGKTTSYIIHQGKIIADPKNNERLMKNPDLTRYLDKILNRSEWRRYQCGATVRYSISFHNQPTLTGCQLLDSLGAGPRLLPEMTAQTEGFIDLVNGTMIKDALGLKEPNARTAIGITANGDLIWIMAAQKAHSSRATGLSLLELAEFLKTLGVQEALNLDGGSSSTFYYQGKTYKGKLDREENFLERPVKSVLILQKKL; from the coding sequence ATGGGTGTTGTTTCGGCTTGTACTCCCACTCAATCCTCATCAGAAAAACCCCAAAGATCAGAGTCTGCTGTTGTGCAACCGGAACCCTTGTATAAAGTTTATGATTTGCCCCAAAGCACGGTTCATACTTTAACGATTCCTGTTGATAGTCCCTATCAGGTAACGGTAACTCTTGCTCGTTCTTTAGAAACTGTGGAAAATCTGGCTAAAAAACAAGGGGCAATGGCAGCCATTAACGGCGGTTTTTTTGATCCAAATAATGGCAAAACGACCTCTTATATTATTCACCAAGGAAAAATTATAGCCGATCCAAAAAACAATGAACGGTTGATGAAAAATCCAGATTTAACTCGTTATCTCGATAAAATTCTCAACCGCAGTGAATGGAGACGTTATCAATGTGGGGCTACGGTTCGATATAGTATTTCCTTTCATAATCAGCCAACGCTCACAGGATGTCAATTATTAGATTCTCTGGGGGCAGGGCCTCGTCTGCTTCCAGAAATGACAGCACAAACAGAGGGATTTATTGACTTAGTTAACGGCACGATGATTAAAGATGCTTTGGGACTTAAAGAACCCAATGCTCGCACGGCTATAGGAATTACTGCTAATGGGGATTTAATTTGGATCATGGCGGCTCAAAAGGCCCATTCTTCTCGTGCTACGGGTTTATCTTTATTAGAATTAGCTGAATTTCTCAAAACCTTGGGAGTTCAAGAGGCTTTAAATCTTGACGGGGGCAGTTCATCTACCTTTTATTATCAAGGGAAAACCTACAAAGGCAAATTAGATCGGGAGGAGAATTTTCTTGAGCGTCCGGTTAAGTCTGTGTTAATTTTGCAGAAAAAGCTGTGA
- the rd gene encoding rubredoxin, producing MKTYICTVCGYTYDPTQGDPDNNIAPGTAFEDIPDDWSCPVCGADKSEFQQQE from the coding sequence ATGAAAACTTATATCTGTACCGTTTGCGGCTATACTTATGACCCCACTCAAGGCGATCCGGATAATAATATTGCACCCGGAACAGCCTTTGAAGATATACCCGACGATTGGTCTTGTCCCGTGTGCGGAGCCGATAAATCTGAGTTTCAGCAACAAGAATAA
- a CDS encoding NAD(P)-dependent alcohol dehydrogenase, translating into MKAVIINRYGSADVLQYQEVEKPSPSPDEVLVRVIASSVNPVDWKLRKGDLQPLSNLVGLQRLGCDFAGVVEVVGERVTQFRVGDEVYGMVNPLFGGAYAEYVAVNASAVALKPKQATFEQAAAVPVAGLTAFQSLVDLGELRPGYQVLINGASGGVGVFAVQIAKNLYAEVTGVCSGKNRELVLALGADEVIDYTQENFLEQGKKYDLILDAVGKSSFSQCQKILKPEGVYISTLPSWDILLGMGQSLLGFGQKAKIVLALPRSRDFQALSQLIDQGKIQIIIDSVYPLSEIAQAHRYSETGRAVGKIVLKVASS; encoded by the coding sequence ATGAAAGCCGTCATAATTAATCGCTACGGAAGCGCTGATGTATTGCAATATCAAGAAGTTGAAAAGCCTTCGCCGTCACCTGATGAAGTATTAGTTCGAGTGATTGCATCAAGCGTTAATCCGGTAGACTGGAAACTCAGAAAAGGAGATTTGCAACCCTTATCCAATTTAGTCGGACTTCAGAGGTTAGGATGTGACTTTGCTGGTGTGGTGGAAGTTGTGGGAGAACGAGTGACACAATTTCGAGTGGGAGATGAGGTTTATGGTATGGTTAACCCGCTCTTTGGAGGTGCTTATGCTGAATATGTTGCGGTTAATGCTTCTGCTGTGGCGCTTAAACCCAAACAGGCAACTTTTGAGCAAGCGGCGGCGGTACCGGTTGCCGGTTTGACTGCGTTTCAATCTTTGGTAGATTTAGGAGAATTACGCCCAGGATACCAGGTTTTGATTAATGGAGCATCGGGAGGCGTGGGAGTTTTTGCGGTTCAAATTGCTAAAAATTTATACGCTGAAGTCACCGGTGTTTGCAGTGGAAAAAATCGAGAATTAGTTTTAGCTTTAGGCGCTGATGAAGTTATTGATTATACCCAAGAGAATTTTCTGGAGCAGGGGAAAAAGTATGATTTAATTTTAGATGCGGTGGGCAAAAGTTCTTTTAGTCAATGTCAAAAAATTCTCAAACCTGAAGGGGTTTATATAAGTACCCTGCCGAGTTGGGATATTTTATTAGGTATGGGACAAAGTTTGCTGGGTTTTGGTCAAAAAGCTAAAATCGTTTTAGCTCTACCTAGAAGTCGAGATTTTCAAGCTTTGAGTCAATTAATCGATCAAGGTAAAATCCAAATTATTATTGATAGTGTTTATCCTTTATCGGAAATTGCACAGGCTCATCGTTATAGTGAAACTGGGCGAGCAGTGGGGAAAATCGTTTTAAAAGTCGCTTCAAGTTAA
- a CDS encoding PAS domain S-box protein yields MLIDYRPQIQRHTIAVLSVTIALLLMLLINPWISMQSSPFLMFFLAVTVSAWYGGIKPGLVATILSALASYYWFVLPLHSFDLILTEAFRTLIFFIECCLICILCEALHQAKKRVEQNLQFLQEKEALLEMTNTQVSQILESITEGFFTVDHQWGFTYINHHCEMIFERAKQELLGQNIWQVLPEVEATVYEQFHQALAQQRSIRLEKSIFSQSEQYYEIRAYPIPKGLAVYVLDVTEQRLANRQLKESELRFRQLAENIDQVFWISSAQKANLLYISPAYQTIWGKSCDSLYEFPRSWLDSVHPEDQQRVAKATEKLRSTQEDFKEDYRIIRPDGEIRWIAARTFFIRDENGNKYRVAGLAEDITERKRAEEANKESERRFRRLVESNLFGVAFANTQGKVHYANDYYLRMLGYTQQELQAGLISWERMTPAEWLPLDFKALEELKIKGVATAFEKEYFHKKGQRVPILIGAAFLDEPYSKATEMIGFFLDLTRVKEAEKALQRREEELHLIADAAPALIAYVDANECYRFNNGRYEQWFGIPIEQIKGKTIKETIGDKLYQDIRPRIEQVLKGEEVSYEQEIFLPIGECRYIRANYVPRFDGEGKVEGFVALINDITDRKRIEDNLRESEERFRMMANSSPVMIWVSDETGGRTFVNQTWLNLSGRSFQEELGDGWTKSLHPEDVSRCLDTYLYALDAHQPFEIEYRIKAANGEYRWILERGCPRFTKFAKFSGYIGSCTDVTERQRALQALQESEQALQQHAQMLDLANDSIIICDLDESIAYWNQGAERLYGWTKAEVQGQRINSLLKTVFPQSISEIHDILKTLGYWQGELTQTREDGSQIVVSSRWTLQYNSDGQPIAILAISDDITERKQVEAALLRSEERFRGIFEQAAVGMSLLNLEGRWLRVNHKLSLIVGYSPEELLEMTFQEITYPEDLETNLNYVRQLLAGEIETYSMEKRYIRRDQSLIWVEITVSLVREAGHSSQQIGQPQYFITVVEEIGERKQAERALQERAVELTSLNTVLASTTAMLQKRNQELDQFAYIVSHDLKAPLRAIANLSEWIEEDLQAELPPENQQQLQLLRQRVYRMENLINGVLEYSRVGRKETTIETFSVLELLTDVIDSLSPPPTFTIEIVSPMPTLTGIKLFLGQIFSNLIGNAINHHPRADGHVWISAKELENFYEFAVSDDGKGIAPEHHQRIFGIFQTLEKSEKPESTGIGLAIVKKIVELQGGNITVESEVNQGTTFHFSWPK; encoded by the coding sequence ATGCTGATAGATTATCGCCCTCAGATTCAACGCCACACCATCGCGGTTTTATCCGTCACAATAGCCCTATTGCTGATGTTACTCATTAATCCTTGGATTTCAATGCAATCATCGCCTTTTTTAATGTTTTTCTTGGCTGTTACCGTCAGCGCGTGGTATGGGGGAATCAAACCCGGATTAGTGGCAACCATCTTATCGGCATTGGCTAGTTATTATTGGTTTGTTCTGCCGCTTCACAGCTTTGATTTAATTTTAACCGAGGCTTTTCGTACTCTAATTTTTTTCATAGAATGTTGTTTAATTTGTATCTTGTGCGAAGCGTTACATCAAGCTAAAAAACGAGTGGAGCAAAATTTACAATTTCTTCAAGAAAAAGAAGCTCTGCTCGAGATGACTAATACACAAGTTTCTCAAATTTTAGAAAGCATTACGGAAGGATTTTTTACGGTAGATCATCAATGGGGTTTTACCTATATTAATCATCATTGTGAAATGATTTTTGAGAGAGCAAAGCAAGAACTATTAGGTCAAAATATTTGGCAAGTGCTACCCGAAGTCGAAGCCACCGTTTATGAACAATTTCATCAAGCCCTCGCTCAACAAAGATCAATCCGTTTAGAAAAAAGTATTTTTAGTCAATCTGAACAATATTATGAGATCCGTGCTTACCCAATTCCAAAAGGATTAGCGGTGTATGTTTTAGATGTGACAGAGCAACGACTGGCTAACCGACAATTAAAAGAATCGGAATTGCGTTTTCGACAACTAGCCGAGAATATTGACCAAGTTTTTTGGATTTCCTCGGCTCAAAAAGCCAATTTACTTTATATTAGTCCAGCCTATCAAACTATTTGGGGAAAAAGCTGTGATAGTCTTTATGAATTTCCTCGCTCTTGGCTAGATTCTGTGCATCCAGAAGATCAACAACGAGTGGCTAAAGCCACTGAAAAATTGCGAAGTACGCAAGAAGACTTTAAGGAAGATTATCGCATTATTCGACCAGACGGAGAAATTCGTTGGATAGCCGCCAGAACCTTTTTTATTCGCGATGAAAATGGCAATAAATATCGAGTGGCAGGACTCGCTGAAGATATAACCGAACGCAAACGAGCAGAAGAAGCAAATAAAGAAAGTGAGCGGCGTTTTCGTCGTTTAGTAGAATCAAATCTTTTTGGCGTAGCCTTTGCTAATACCCAAGGAAAAGTTCACTATGCCAATGATTATTATCTGCGGATGCTAGGATACACTCAACAAGAATTACAAGCGGGTTTAATTTCTTGGGAGCGGATGACTCCGGCAGAATGGTTACCTCTAGATTTTAAAGCCTTAGAAGAACTGAAAATCAAAGGAGTAGCTACTGCGTTTGAAAAAGAATATTTTCACAAAAAAGGTCAACGAGTTCCCATTCTCATTGGTGCGGCTTTTCTCGATGAACCCTACTCAAAAGCGACAGAAATGATCGGCTTTTTTCTAGACTTAACCCGCGTCAAAGAAGCCGAAAAAGCCTTACAACGCCGAGAAGAAGAATTACACTTAATTGCTGATGCGGCTCCGGCCTTAATTGCCTATGTAGATGCTAATGAATGTTATCGATTCAATAACGGTCGTTATGAACAGTGGTTTGGCATTCCCATTGAGCAAATCAAAGGAAAAACCATTAAAGAAACAATCGGAGACAAACTTTATCAAGATATTCGTCCTCGCATTGAGCAAGTTTTGAAAGGAGAAGAAGTCAGCTATGAGCAGGAAATATTTTTACCCATCGGCGAGTGTCGTTACATTAGAGCTAACTATGTGCCCCGGTTTGATGGTGAGGGAAAAGTGGAGGGATTTGTGGCCCTCATTAACGATATCACTGATCGCAAGCGCATAGAAGACAACTTACGCGAAAGTGAGGAGCGTTTCCGCATGATGGCTAATAGTTCCCCTGTGATGATTTGGGTAAGCGATGAAACTGGAGGGCGTACTTTTGTCAATCAGACATGGTTAAATTTAAGCGGACGGAGTTTTCAAGAAGAATTAGGAGACGGTTGGACAAAAAGCCTACACCCAGAGGATGTATCCCGTTGTTTAGATACTTATTTATATGCTTTAGACGCTCATCAACCTTTTGAAATCGAATACCGTATTAAAGCCGCCAATGGTGAATATCGCTGGATTTTGGAGCGCGGATGTCCTAGATTTACTAAGTTTGCTAAGTTTAGCGGTTATATTGGCTCTTGTACCGATGTTACAGAACGACAACGCGCCCTACAAGCTTTGCAAGAAAGCGAACAAGCACTCCAGCAACACGCTCAAATGCTCGATTTAGCCAATGATAGTATTATTATTTGCGATTTAGATGAGTCTATCGCTTATTGGAATCAGGGAGCCGAACGTCTCTACGGTTGGACAAAAGCGGAAGTACAAGGACAACGGATTAATAGTTTACTCAAAACCGTTTTTCCTCAATCGATCTCAGAAATTCACGATATCCTCAAAACTTTGGGATACTGGCAGGGAGAATTAACTCAAACCCGGGAAGATGGTAGTCAAATTGTTGTCAGTAGTCGCTGGACACTACAATATAATTCAGATGGTCAACCCATTGCTATTTTAGCAATTAGTGATGATATTACTGAACGTAAGCAGGTAGAAGCGGCATTACTCAGAAGTGAAGAACGCTTTCGGGGTATCTTTGAGCAAGCGGCGGTGGGGATGTCCCTTTTGAATCTTGAGGGTCGATGGTTGCGAGTCAATCACAAACTCTCTCTTATTGTGGGATATTCTCCAGAAGAATTACTAGAAATGACTTTTCAAGAGATTACCTACCCCGAAGACTTAGAAACCAACCTCAATTACGTGCGGCAACTGTTAGCCGGTGAGATTGAAACCTACTCAATGGAAAAACGCTATATCCGCCGAGATCAATCGCTAATTTGGGTTGAAATCACCGTTTCTTTGGTGCGAGAAGCCGGTCATTCCAGCCAGCAAATAGGTCAGCCTCAATATTTTATTACTGTTGTAGAAGAGATTGGTGAACGCAAACAAGCAGAAAGGGCTTTACAAGAACGGGCAGTAGAATTGACCTCTCTCAATACGGTTTTGGCCAGCACTACTGCCATGTTGCAAAAACGCAATCAGGAATTAGATCAATTTGCCTATATTGTTTCTCATGACCTTAAAGCGCCCTTGAGGGCAATTGCTAATTTATCGGAATGGATAGAAGAAGACTTGCAAGCTGAACTGCCTCCGGAAAATCAACAACAATTGCAGTTGTTACGACAGCGTGTTTATCGGATGGAAAATTTAATTAATGGGGTCTTAGAATATTCTCGGGTTGGGCGTAAGGAAACCACCATAGAAACTTTTTCGGTTTTGGAACTATTAACAGATGTGATTGATTCATTATCTCCACCGCCAACGTTTACTATCGAAATTGTTTCACCTATGCCAACGTTAACGGGAATTAAATTATTTTTAGGGCAGATATTTTCTAATTTAATTGGTAATGCCATTAACCATCATCCTCGTGCTGATGGTCATGTTTGGATCAGCGCCAAGGAGCTAGAAAATTTTTATGAGTTTGCCGTTTCTGATGATGGGAAAGGCATTGCCCCAGAACATCACCAACGAATTTTTGGCATTTTTCAAACCTTAGAAAAATCTGAAAAACCGGAAAGTACAGGCATTGGTTTGGCAATTGTTAAAAAAATTGTCGAGCTTCAAGGGGGTAATATTACTGTTGAGTCTGAAGTGAATCAAGGGACAACTTTTCACTTTAGCTGGCCGAAATAA
- a CDS encoding PEP-CTERM sorting domain-containing protein, producing MSLKQVISLSLGTIIVIGSSLFATSAKAVTFYFSFNLNPYPDDFTSLTGKFSTSGTINEGLANAVSLDSLPDWSFAFTYQGPAGEQTLRASKSNFEKGEGDLMERDGISLYIDGGNLLFDAPPEREVITFFNGGNFVQFQEHTTELSQLIYIYNNTSASQNSGAFYTATSVVPEPLTLLGVGAALGFGSFFKHKLAKK from the coding sequence ATGAGCTTAAAACAGGTCATATCTTTAAGCTTAGGAACTATAATTGTTATAGGTTCTAGCTTGTTCGCCACTTCCGCCAAAGCCGTCACCTTTTATTTCAGTTTTAACCTGAATCCTTACCCTGATGATTTTACTTCTCTAACGGGTAAATTCAGCACATCAGGAACCATTAACGAAGGTTTAGCGAATGCAGTCTCTTTAGATAGCTTACCCGACTGGAGTTTTGCCTTTACATACCAAGGGCCTGCGGGAGAACAAACTTTAAGAGCATCTAAATCTAACTTTGAAAAAGGAGAAGGAGACTTAATGGAGCGTGATGGCATTAGCCTCTATATAGATGGGGGAAATTTGCTCTTTGATGCCCCACCAGAGCGAGAGGTCATTACTTTTTTTAACGGGGGTAATTTCGTACAATTTCAAGAACATACAACAGAGCTTTCACAACTCATTTATATATACAATAATACTTCAGCGAGTCAAAACTCAGGAGCCTTTTACACAGCCACATCCGTTGTACCTGAGCCGCTAACCCTTCTCGGTGTAGGAGCGGCTTTAGGATTCGGGAGTTTTTTCAAGCATAAATTAGCCAAAAAATAG